The Nocardioides pantholopis genome window below encodes:
- a CDS encoding DUF3073 domain-containing protein gives MGRGRAKAKQTKVARDLKYRTHETDFGKLAQELHGDSDNDQPREDPDEWSDYAEPRRD, from the coding sequence ATGGGGCGCGGCCGAGCAAAGGCCAAGCAGACGAAGGTCGCCCGCGACCTGAAGTACCGCACTCACGAGACGGACTTCGGGAAACTGGCCCAGGAGCTGCACGGCGATTCCGACAACGACCAGCCCCGCGAGGACCCCGACGAGTGGTCGGACTACGCCGAGCCTCGTCGTGACTGA
- a CDS encoding glycosyltransferase: MRILLWHVHGSWTTSFVQGPHEYLLPVTADRGPDGLGRARTWDWPASVREVPIEQLRETALDLVVLQRPHEKRLAEEWTGRRPGRDVPAVYVEHNTPVGDVPLTRHPMAGQDAVPVVHVTAFNDLFWDCGSAPTLVVDHGVVDPGHRYTGEVARAAVVVNDPVRRGRFVGTDLVPGLTAAGGVDVFGMNVEKLGAELGLGPERLRTYEDLPQERMHAELARRRVYVHTTRWTSLGLSLIEAMHLGMPVVALATTEAVTAVPPSAGVLTTRREELPAAVARFLADPDLARGCGSAARTHALRHYGLPRFLAAWDRVLDRVLRGD; encoded by the coding sequence ATGCGAATTCTGCTCTGGCACGTGCACGGCTCCTGGACCACCTCGTTCGTCCAGGGCCCCCACGAGTACCTGCTGCCGGTGACCGCCGACCGCGGCCCGGACGGCCTGGGCCGGGCCCGCACCTGGGACTGGCCGGCCAGCGTGCGCGAGGTGCCGATCGAGCAGCTGCGCGAGACCGCGCTCGACCTCGTCGTGCTGCAGCGGCCGCACGAGAAGCGGCTCGCCGAGGAGTGGACCGGGCGCCGGCCCGGGCGCGACGTCCCGGCGGTGTACGTCGAGCACAACACGCCGGTCGGCGACGTTCCGCTCACCCGGCACCCGATGGCCGGCCAGGACGCCGTCCCGGTCGTGCACGTCACCGCGTTCAACGACCTCTTCTGGGACTGCGGGAGTGCGCCGACGCTGGTGGTCGACCACGGGGTCGTCGACCCCGGGCACCGCTACACCGGGGAGGTGGCCCGCGCGGCTGTCGTCGTGAACGACCCGGTGCGCCGCGGCCGGTTCGTGGGCACGGACCTGGTCCCCGGGCTGACGGCCGCCGGCGGCGTGGACGTGTTCGGGATGAACGTCGAGAAGCTCGGCGCCGAGCTCGGACTGGGCCCCGAGCGGCTGCGGACCTACGAGGACCTGCCCCAGGAGCGGATGCACGCGGAGCTGGCCCGGCGCCGGGTCTACGTGCACACCACCCGCTGGACCTCGCTGGGCCTCTCGCTGATCGAGGCGATGCACCTGGGCATGCCGGTGGTCGCCCTGGCCACCACCGAGGCGGTCACCGCGGTGCCGCCGTCCGCCGGGGTGCTGACGACCCGCCGCGAGGAGCTGCCCGCGGCGGTGGCGCGGTTCCTCGCGGACCCGGACCTGGCGCGCGGGTGCGGGTCGGCGGCCCGGACCCATGCGCTGCGTCACTACGGCCTGCCCCGGTTCCTGGCGGCGTGGGACCGGGTCCTGGACCGGGTCCTCCGCGGCGACTGA
- a CDS encoding SLC13 family permease, which produces MTTTQDPQAGGPRRTDVDRAFLDNATYRSLGEQHLSPREERFEKTRRTVGLVLAPVVTVAFLLVPTTLEDTQHTLAAVLLGVIVLWITEPVPIPVGGFIGVAAIVVLGVAPADEALAPFGSSTVFTFIGAFILAQAMLKHGVAKRFAMFVLDLPGVGRSTFRVVIAFGAITALLSAFVSNTATVAMLLPTAIGILSVVAKLMQANGNVAEDFDPLRLRIGAALMLMLAYGASVGGLLTPVGSPPNLIGRGLIEEATGERISFLDWMMMAAPICALMFVALAVVILLLNRPEIRRLEGVEEYVDAERAKLGRMTLAERNTLVAFAVTVTLWIAPGVVALVAGTESSAYTTVSDRLDEGIVAILGASLLFLLPTKWADREFTLRWSDAARIDWGTVVLFGTGIIFGSLLESSGLAETIGNGASDRLGLTSVFWITAFAVVLAIVVSETTSNTASAAVVVPIIIPIAMAAGVNPFVPALAATFAASFGFMLPVSTPQNAVVYGSGAVPITKMIRTGSAFDVLGAVLIVLILPLMVGALGLGE; this is translated from the coding sequence ATGACCACTACCCAGGACCCGCAGGCCGGGGGGCCGCGCCGTACCGACGTGGACCGGGCGTTCCTCGACAACGCCACCTATCGCAGCCTCGGCGAGCAGCACCTCTCACCGAGGGAGGAGCGCTTCGAGAAGACCCGCCGCACCGTCGGGCTGGTGCTCGCGCCGGTCGTCACGGTGGCCTTCCTGCTGGTGCCGACCACGCTGGAGGACACCCAGCACACGCTGGCGGCCGTCCTGCTCGGCGTGATCGTGCTGTGGATCACCGAGCCGGTGCCGATCCCCGTCGGCGGCTTCATCGGGGTGGCCGCGATCGTGGTGCTGGGCGTGGCGCCGGCCGACGAGGCGCTGGCCCCGTTCGGCTCCTCGACCGTGTTCACGTTCATCGGGGCGTTCATCCTGGCCCAGGCGATGCTCAAGCACGGGGTGGCCAAGCGGTTCGCGATGTTCGTCCTGGACCTGCCCGGGGTGGGGCGCTCGACGTTCCGCGTGGTCATCGCGTTCGGCGCGATCACCGCGCTGCTCTCGGCGTTCGTCTCGAACACCGCGACCGTCGCGATGCTGCTGCCGACGGCGATCGGCATCCTGTCGGTGGTCGCGAAGCTGATGCAGGCCAACGGCAACGTGGCCGAGGACTTCGACCCGCTGCGGCTGCGGATCGGGGCCGCGCTGATGCTGATGCTCGCCTACGGCGCCAGCGTCGGCGGCCTGCTCACCCCGGTCGGCTCGCCGCCGAACCTGATCGGCCGGGGCCTGATCGAGGAGGCCACCGGCGAGCGGATCTCGTTCCTGGACTGGATGATGATGGCGGCGCCGATCTGCGCGCTGATGTTCGTCGCGCTCGCGGTCGTGATCCTGTTGCTGAACCGCCCCGAGATCCGGCGCCTGGAGGGCGTGGAGGAGTACGTCGACGCGGAGCGCGCCAAGCTGGGGCGGATGACGCTCGCGGAGCGCAACACCCTGGTCGCGTTCGCGGTCACGGTCACGCTGTGGATCGCCCCCGGCGTCGTCGCGCTGGTCGCCGGCACCGAGTCCAGCGCCTACACGACCGTGAGCGACCGCCTCGACGAGGGGATCGTCGCGATCCTCGGCGCCTCGCTGCTGTTCCTGCTGCCGACCAAGTGGGCGGACCGCGAGTTCACGCTGCGGTGGAGCGACGCGGCCCGGATCGACTGGGGCACGGTGGTGCTCTTCGGCACCGGCATCATCTTCGGGTCGCTGCTGGAGTCCTCCGGCCTCGCCGAGACGATCGGCAACGGCGCCTCGGACCGGCTCGGCCTGACCAGCGTCTTCTGGATCACCGCGTTCGCCGTGGTGCTGGCGATCGTGGTCTCCGAGACGACGAGCAACACCGCCTCGGCCGCGGTCGTCGTCCCGATCATCATCCCGATCGCGATGGCGGCCGGCGTGAACCCGTTCGTCCCGGCCCTCGCGGCGACGTTCGCGGCGTCGTTCGGCTTCATGCTCCCGGTCTCCACGCCCCAGAACGCAGTCGTCTACGGCTCCGGGGCCGTGCCCATCACGAAGATGATCCGCACCGGCTCGGCGTTCGACGTGCTCGGCGCGGTGCTGATCGTGCTGATCCTGCCGCTGATGGTCGGCGCGCTGGGGCTGGGCGAGTAG
- a CDS encoding acyl carrier protein: MATGETGFDDVTFDLISLQYHSLKAGHDYGQYVRDAENAGQQEIAAFFRDVMAQDSERAHRCHQFLAQLGGTDNTSPQGGAG, encoded by the coding sequence ATGGCCACGGGAGAGACCGGCTTCGACGACGTCACCTTCGACCTCATCTCGCTGCAGTACCACTCGCTGAAGGCGGGCCACGACTACGGGCAGTACGTCCGCGACGCCGAGAACGCCGGCCAGCAGGAGATCGCGGCGTTCTTCCGCGACGTGATGGCCCAGGACTCCGAGCGTGCGCACCGTTGCCACCAGTTCCTGGCGCAGCTCGGCGGCACCGACAACACCTCGCCGCAGGGCGGCGCCGGCTGA
- a CDS encoding GTPase domain-containing protein, giving the protein MPDSRDQRRGRRRVSATVARGRERIADLVQHRYPTVAVTGMTGVGKSELVDHLCGRESEDGVPESGSAVLERRVRRGRRLRGFRFRVVPGENAATRLGALDEVFHDDPVDGVLHVVANGLATGRRPAGTTGALQVDREEQLARELEDWTVTAHRIAAMAVRRNRPTWLVVVVTKADLFADSVEEVVRSYSPGSGTPFGDRLDELRALAGAAKLSIDVLPACSHLESDAITPAQRDAYLAALEARMGQLAGHV; this is encoded by the coding sequence ATGCCCGACTCCCGTGACCAGCGACGCGGCCGCCGCCGCGTCTCGGCCACCGTCGCCCGGGGCCGGGAGCGGATCGCCGACCTGGTCCAGCACCGCTATCCGACGGTCGCGGTGACCGGCATGACGGGCGTCGGCAAGTCCGAGCTGGTCGACCACCTGTGCGGGCGGGAGAGCGAGGACGGGGTCCCCGAGTCCGGGTCCGCGGTCCTGGAGCGCCGGGTGCGCCGGGGGCGGCGGCTGCGCGGGTTCCGCTTCCGGGTGGTGCCCGGTGAGAACGCCGCGACCCGGCTGGGCGCCCTCGACGAGGTCTTCCACGACGACCCGGTCGACGGGGTGCTGCACGTGGTGGCGAACGGCCTGGCCACGGGCCGCCGGCCGGCCGGCACGACCGGCGCCCTCCAGGTGGACCGCGAGGAGCAGCTCGCCCGGGAGCTGGAGGACTGGACGGTCACCGCGCACCGGATCGCGGCGATGGCGGTGCGCCGCAACCGCCCCACCTGGCTGGTGGTCGTGGTGACCAAGGCGGACCTGTTCGCGGACTCCGTGGAGGAGGTCGTGCGCTCCTACTCCCCGGGCAGCGGGACGCCGTTCGGGGACCGCCTCGACGAGCTCCGGGCGCTCGCGGGTGCCGCGAAGCTCTCCATCGACGTGCTGCCTGCGTGCAGCCACCTGGAGTCCGACGCCATCACCCCGGCGCAGCGCGACGCCTACCTGGCCGCCCTCGAGGCGCGGATGGGGCAGCTCGCCGGGCACGTCTGA
- a CDS encoding carbamoyltransferase family protein encodes MKVLGVNALFHDPAAALVIDGTVVAAAEEERFSRRKHGHRPVPFAAWELPEQAARWCLEHAGLDVGDLDAVTYSFDPALAEPAEGLGLFDPWDHLRRTYAREAPGFLATALPGLDPAQVRFVPHHVAHAGSAALAAPCADADVLVLDGRGECGSSLAGTYAGGELTVHAAQRLPHSLGLLYEDLTDHLGFLRSSDEFKVMALASYGSPRFLDEIRPLVRPDGHGGFVTERVDWQSLAKRLAPGEEWSQDHADLAATVQVRLEEVLLELARWLRERSGGSRLTLAGGVALNCVANTRLHAESGYDEVWVQPAAGDAGTALGGALHVAAGVGDRIEPMPGADLGRGWDDEEIGARLRTAQVPHERVDDPARLAAETAACLAADGVVAWFQGRSEFGPRALGHRSLLANPAHAVNLERLNDVKGREQFRPVAPMVLAERAAEIFSRGPLPSPYMLFVHDVAPAWRDRIPAVVHVDGTARVQTVDREQEPLMARVLEEFDRRTGLPVVVNTSLNTAGRPMVDDPRDALECFGSAPVSMLVIGSFLVRRPGW; translated from the coding sequence GTGAAGGTACTCGGCGTCAACGCGCTCTTCCACGACCCGGCCGCGGCGCTCGTCATCGACGGGACGGTCGTGGCCGCGGCCGAGGAGGAGCGGTTCAGCCGGCGCAAGCACGGCCACCGCCCGGTCCCGTTCGCCGCCTGGGAGCTCCCGGAGCAGGCGGCGCGGTGGTGCCTGGAGCACGCCGGCCTGGACGTCGGTGACCTCGACGCCGTCACCTACTCCTTCGACCCGGCGCTGGCGGAGCCGGCCGAGGGGCTGGGCCTCTTCGACCCCTGGGACCACCTGCGCCGTACCTACGCCCGCGAGGCGCCCGGCTTCCTCGCCACCGCGCTGCCCGGGCTGGATCCGGCCCAGGTGCGGTTCGTGCCGCACCACGTCGCGCACGCGGGCTCGGCCGCCCTGGCCGCGCCGTGCGCGGACGCCGACGTGCTGGTGCTGGACGGCCGCGGCGAGTGCGGCAGCTCCCTGGCCGGGACCTACGCGGGGGGCGAGCTGACGGTGCACGCCGCGCAGCGGCTCCCGCACTCGCTGGGGCTGCTCTACGAGGACCTCACCGACCACCTCGGGTTCCTGCGCTCCAGCGACGAGTTCAAGGTGATGGCCCTCGCCTCCTACGGCTCGCCGCGGTTCCTCGACGAGATCCGGCCGCTGGTCCGCCCGGACGGCCACGGCGGCTTCGTCACCGAGCGGGTCGACTGGCAGTCGCTGGCGAAGCGGCTGGCGCCGGGGGAGGAGTGGAGCCAGGACCACGCCGACCTCGCCGCGACCGTCCAGGTCCGCCTCGAGGAGGTGCTGCTGGAGCTGGCGCGCTGGCTGCGGGAGCGCTCCGGCGGGTCCCGGCTGACCCTCGCCGGCGGGGTGGCGCTCAACTGCGTGGCCAACACCCGGCTGCACGCCGAGAGCGGGTACGACGAGGTGTGGGTGCAGCCGGCGGCCGGGGACGCCGGCACCGCCCTGGGTGGGGCCCTGCACGTCGCGGCCGGCGTCGGCGACCGGATCGAGCCGATGCCCGGCGCCGACCTCGGACGCGGTTGGGACGACGAGGAGATCGGCGCCCGGCTGCGCACCGCCCAGGTCCCCCACGAGCGGGTCGACGACCCCGCCCGGCTGGCCGCCGAGACCGCCGCGTGCCTCGCCGCCGACGGCGTCGTCGCCTGGTTCCAAGGCCGCAGCGAGTTCGGCCCGCGGGCCCTCGGTCACCGCTCGCTGCTGGCGAACCCCGCGCACGCGGTGAACCTGGAGCGGCTCAACGACGTCAAGGGCCGCGAGCAGTTCCGCCCGGTCGCGCCGATGGTGCTGGCCGAGCGGGCCGCGGAGATCTTCTCCCGCGGCCCGCTGCCCTCGCCGTACATGCTCTTCGTCCACGACGTCGCGCCGGCGTGGCGCGACCGGATCCCGGCCGTCGTCCACGTCGACGGCACCGCGCGGGTGCAGACCGTGGACCGCGAGCAGGAGCCGCTGATGGCGCGGGTCCTGGAGGAGTTCGACCGCCGCACCGGGCTCCCGGTCGTCGTCAACACCAGCCTGAACACCGCGGGCCGGCCGATGGTCGACGACCCCCGCGACGCGCTGGAGTGCTTCGGGTCGGCGCCGGTCTCGATGCTGGTGATCGGCTCGTTCCTGGTCCGGAGACCGGGGTGGTGA
- a CDS encoding HAD-IIIA family hydrolase, producing MSTTLVVPTLGRPSLEALLDALAEQDRWLAAPVLLVDDRPTGPPLDLLRRGLDLRVLRSHGRGPARARNLGWRHARTPWVSFLDDDVLPGRSWYADLDADLQRAEAAAAVGSTARVQVPLPLGRRPTDWERGTAGLETARWITADLSYRRDALARVGGFDERFPRTFREDADLALRVLATHGEAAIVDGARSVVHPVRPSDDWASLRQQAGNADDALMLARHGSGWHARAGAPRGRLRRHTAVVAAGAAALAGLVARRRRLTVAGTVGWLVGTGELALARVLPGPRTADEVRRMVLTSVAIPPAAVYHRLRGELRHRTAGPWRGAPDLVLLDRDGTLVQDVPYNADPDEVRPMAGAAAALARLRAEGIRTGVVTNQSGVARGLIAAEELQAVNDRVEELLGPFDGWYVCCHGPEEGCGCRKPEPGLVSQACAEHGVDPGCCVVVGDIGSDLGAARAAGASGVLVPTPATRADEVAAAPRVAPTLGAAVDLVLGGRW from the coding sequence GTGAGCACGACACTCGTCGTCCCCACCCTCGGCCGGCCCAGTCTGGAGGCGCTGCTGGACGCGCTCGCGGAGCAGGACCGATGGCTGGCGGCTCCGGTGCTGCTCGTCGACGACCGGCCGACCGGCCCGCCGCTGGACCTGCTCCGTCGCGGGCTCGACCTGCGGGTGCTGCGCTCCCACGGCCGCGGCCCGGCCCGGGCCCGCAACCTGGGCTGGCGCCACGCCCGCACCCCGTGGGTCTCGTTCCTCGACGACGACGTGCTGCCCGGACGGTCCTGGTACGCCGACCTCGACGCCGACCTCCAGCGCGCCGAGGCGGCCGCGGCGGTCGGCTCCACCGCCCGGGTCCAGGTGCCGCTGCCGCTCGGGCGCCGTCCCACCGATTGGGAGCGTGGGACCGCCGGCCTCGAGACCGCGCGCTGGATCACCGCGGACCTGAGCTACCGGCGCGACGCGCTGGCCCGGGTCGGGGGCTTCGACGAGCGGTTCCCACGGACGTTCCGGGAGGACGCCGACCTGGCCCTGCGGGTGCTGGCCACCCACGGTGAGGCCGCGATCGTCGACGGCGCCAGGTCAGTGGTCCACCCGGTCCGTCCCAGCGACGACTGGGCGAGCCTGCGTCAGCAGGCCGGCAACGCCGACGACGCGCTGATGCTGGCCCGCCACGGCAGCGGCTGGCACGCCCGGGCCGGCGCGCCCCGCGGCCGGCTGCGCCGGCACACCGCGGTGGTCGCGGCCGGGGCCGCCGCCCTGGCGGGCCTGGTCGCCCGGCGCCGACGCCTCACGGTGGCGGGCACCGTGGGCTGGCTGGTCGGGACCGGCGAGCTGGCGCTCGCACGGGTGCTGCCCGGGCCCCGCACCGCCGACGAGGTACGCCGGATGGTGCTGACCAGCGTGGCCATCCCGCCGGCGGCCGTCTACCACCGGCTGCGCGGGGAGCTGCGGCACCGCACCGCCGGGCCGTGGCGGGGAGCGCCGGACCTGGTGCTGCTCGACCGCGACGGGACCCTCGTGCAGGACGTCCCCTACAACGCCGACCCCGACGAGGTGCGCCCGATGGCCGGCGCGGCCGCGGCCCTGGCCCGGCTGCGCGCGGAGGGGATCCGCACCGGCGTGGTCACCAACCAGTCCGGGGTGGCCCGCGGGCTGATCGCGGCCGAGGAGCTGCAGGCCGTCAACGACCGCGTCGAGGAGCTCCTGGGCCCCTTCGACGGCTGGTACGTCTGCTGCCACGGCCCCGAGGAAGGCTGCGGCTGCCGCAAACCGGAGCCGGGGCTGGTCTCCCAGGCCTGCGCCGAGCACGGCGTCGACCCCGGGTGCTGCGTCGTGGTCGGGGACATCGGGTCCGACCTGGGCGCCGCCCGGGCCGCGGGCGCGTCCGGCGTCCTGGTGCCGACCCCCGCGACCCGGGCGGACGAGGTGGCCGCGGCGCCGCGCGTGGCGCCGACGCTCGGGGCGGCGGTCGACCTGGTGCTCGGAGGCCGCTGGTGA
- a CDS encoding sulfotransferase family protein — protein sequence MRRPPELVVVGAMKCGTSALHGYLDAHPEIAMAPEKEVNFFFGPAERPDTDPDTWWVDGQWHRGTAWYVGRFDPAAPLRGEASPGYTDPAHPEVPARMARVAPHARLVYLVRDPVDRAVSQWRHHQRDGTEPRALATAVLDPASQYLDRSRYHARIAGFLAHFERDQLLVVAQEDLLRDRRATLRRVFEHVGADPAYWDARLHAGPREPRTGPVPDALRAAVWAEVGADADRLAELVGADLLRR from the coding sequence GTGCGGCGACCCCCCGAGCTGGTCGTGGTCGGAGCGATGAAGTGCGGGACCAGCGCGCTGCACGGCTACCTCGACGCGCACCCCGAGATCGCGATGGCCCCGGAGAAGGAGGTCAACTTCTTCTTCGGGCCCGCCGAGCGGCCCGACACGGACCCGGACACCTGGTGGGTGGACGGGCAGTGGCACCGCGGGACGGCCTGGTACGTCGGCCGGTTCGACCCGGCCGCGCCGCTGCGCGGGGAGGCGTCCCCGGGCTACACCGACCCCGCCCACCCGGAGGTCCCGGCCCGGATGGCCCGGGTCGCGCCGCACGCGCGGCTGGTCTACCTGGTCCGGGACCCGGTGGACCGGGCGGTGTCCCAGTGGCGCCACCACCAGCGTGACGGCACCGAGCCGCGCGCGCTCGCCACGGCGGTGCTGGACCCCGCCAGCCAGTACCTCGACCGCAGCCGCTACCACGCCCGGATCGCCGGGTTCCTGGCCCACTTCGAGCGCGACCAGCTGCTCGTGGTCGCGCAGGAGGACCTCCTCCGGGACCGGCGGGCCACGCTGCGGCGGGTCTTCGAGCACGTCGGGGCGGACCCGGCGTACTGGGACGCCCGGCTCCACGCGGGCCCCCGCGAGCCGCGGACCGGCCCGGTCCCCGACGCGCTGCGGGCCGCCGTGTGGGCCGAGGTCGGCGCTGACGCCGACCGCCTCGCCGAGCTGGTCGGCGCGGACCTGCTGCGTCGCTGA
- a CDS encoding Glu/Leu/Phe/Val family dehydrogenase: protein MTDPHDVFELAAQHEQVVFANDPATGLRAIIAVHSTALGPALGGTRFYSYPSTGAALRDVLDLARGMSYKAALAGLDLGGGKAVILGNPETDRSEALLRAYGRFVETLGGRYRTACDVGTCSADMDLIARETRFVSGRTVAHGGAGDSSVLTAYGVFRGMQAAAEFAWGEESLAGRRVGVAGVGKVGRHLVRHLVEQDASVVVTDVSDAALARVRAEHPEVDVVASTAELVAAPLDVYAPCALGGAVDDDVLEVLSARVVCGAANNQLAHPGIEKSLADRGIVYAPDYCVNAGGLIQVADELDPAGFSFERAQQRAEGIAATTREVLEVAARDAIPSATAADRLAETRMRDVGRLRGIWVP from the coding sequence ATGACCGACCCCCACGACGTCTTCGAGCTCGCCGCCCAGCACGAGCAGGTCGTCTTCGCCAACGACCCCGCCACAGGGCTCCGCGCGATCATCGCGGTGCACTCCACCGCCCTCGGACCAGCCCTCGGCGGCACCCGGTTCTACAGCTACCCCAGCACCGGCGCCGCGCTGCGCGACGTCCTCGACCTCGCCCGCGGCATGTCCTACAAGGCCGCGCTGGCCGGGCTCGACCTCGGCGGCGGCAAGGCCGTCATCCTGGGGAACCCCGAGACCGACCGGTCCGAGGCCCTGCTGCGCGCGTACGGCCGGTTCGTGGAGACGCTCGGCGGCCGCTACCGCACCGCGTGCGACGTCGGCACCTGCTCGGCCGACATGGACCTGATCGCGCGGGAGACCCGGTTCGTCAGCGGCCGCACCGTCGCGCACGGGGGCGCCGGGGACAGCTCGGTGCTCACGGCGTACGGCGTGTTCCGCGGGATGCAGGCCGCCGCGGAATTCGCCTGGGGCGAGGAGTCCCTGGCCGGGCGCCGGGTCGGCGTGGCGGGCGTGGGCAAGGTCGGCCGGCACCTGGTGCGGCACCTGGTCGAGCAGGACGCCTCGGTCGTGGTGACCGACGTGTCCGACGCGGCCCTGGCCCGGGTCCGTGCGGAGCACCCGGAGGTGGACGTGGTCGCCTCGACGGCGGAGCTGGTCGCCGCGCCCCTGGACGTCTACGCGCCCTGCGCGCTCGGCGGCGCGGTCGATGACGACGTGCTCGAGGTCCTGAGCGCCCGCGTGGTCTGCGGTGCTGCCAACAACCAGCTCGCCCACCCGGGGATCGAGAAGTCGCTGGCGGACCGCGGGATCGTCTACGCGCCCGACTACTGCGTCAACGCCGGCGGCCTGATCCAGGTCGCCGACGAGCTCGATCCGGCCGGCTTCTCCTTCGAGCGCGCCCAGCAGCGCGCTGAGGGAATCGCCGCCACGACCCGCGAGGTGCTCGAGGTGGCGGCCCGCGACGCGATCCCGTCGGCGACCGCCGCGGACCGGCTCGCCGAGACGCGGATGCGCGACGTCGGCCGACTGCGTGGGATCTGGGTGCCCTGA
- the purM gene encoding phosphoribosylformylglycinamidine cyclo-ligase: protein MTEPSAAVPGENAYAAAGVDIHAADRAIDLMKGWVEKARRPEMIGGLGGFAGLFDASALTTYKRPLLATSTDGVGTKVAIAQAMDVHDTIGFDLVGMVVDDLVVCGAEPLFMTDYIATGRVVPERIAAIVKGIAEACIEAGCALVGGETAEHPGLLGPDEYDVAGATTGVVEADDLLGPARVRPGDVVIAMAASGLHSNGYSLVRHVLLEQAGWALDRNVPELGKALGEELLTPTRIYAKACLALARETDTHAMSHVTGGGLAANLERVLPAEVVARIDRRTWSPQPIFDLVRQVGAISQADLEMTLNCGVGMVALTPPDDVDRAIALLEEHGVRAWVAGEVAMSETDGGRALLSGQHPGWD from the coding sequence GTGACCGAACCATCCGCCGCGGTGCCGGGCGAGAACGCCTACGCCGCCGCCGGCGTGGACATCCACGCTGCCGACCGCGCCATCGACCTGATGAAGGGGTGGGTCGAGAAGGCCCGCCGTCCGGAGATGATCGGCGGGCTGGGCGGCTTCGCCGGCCTCTTCGACGCCTCGGCGCTGACGACGTACAAGCGACCGCTGCTCGCGACCTCCACCGACGGCGTCGGCACCAAGGTCGCGATCGCCCAGGCCATGGACGTCCACGACACGATCGGGTTCGACCTGGTCGGGATGGTCGTCGACGACCTGGTCGTGTGCGGCGCCGAGCCGCTGTTCATGACCGACTACATCGCGACCGGCCGGGTCGTCCCGGAGCGGATCGCGGCCATCGTCAAGGGCATCGCCGAGGCCTGCATCGAGGCCGGCTGCGCCCTGGTGGGCGGCGAGACCGCCGAGCACCCCGGGCTGCTGGGCCCCGACGAGTACGACGTGGCCGGGGCCACCACCGGTGTCGTCGAGGCCGACGACCTGCTCGGCCCCGCGCGGGTCCGGCCCGGCGACGTCGTGATCGCGATGGCCGCCAGCGGCCTGCACTCCAACGGCTACTCGCTGGTGCGCCACGTGCTGCTGGAGCAGGCCGGCTGGGCGCTGGACCGCAACGTCCCCGAGCTCGGCAAGGCGCTCGGCGAGGAGCTGCTGACCCCGACCCGGATCTACGCCAAGGCCTGCCTGGCGCTGGCCCGGGAGACCGACACCCACGCGATGTCGCACGTCACCGGCGGCGGCCTGGCCGCCAACCTGGAGCGGGTCCTGCCGGCCGAGGTGGTCGCCCGGATCGACCGCCGGACCTGGTCTCCGCAGCCGATCTTCGACCTGGTCCGCCAGGTCGGCGCGATCTCCCAGGCCGACCTGGAGATGACCCTGAACTGCGGCGTCGGGATGGTGGCGCTCACCCCGCCCGACGACGTCGACCGGGCGATCGCGTTGCTCGAGGAGCACGGCGTGCGCGCCTGGGTCGCCGGTGAGGTCGCGATGTCCGAGACCGACGGCGGCCGGGCCCTGCTCAGCGGCCAGCACCCCGGCTGGGACTGA